Proteins from a single region of Rana temporaria chromosome 5, aRanTem1.1, whole genome shotgun sequence:
- the LOC120940675 gene encoding proto-oncogene Mas-like yields the protein MKILSVVHMAENGNETEEQNDRDPPDINVTVTACCIIMVCIFGMLGNGIAFWYLSFRIPRNKFTVYIINLSIADFTYLFFNSILMVFQIDDLMGVHPKIPGIVKVIISLEIFYDGAYQAGMFFLLAISIERCLSVFYPIWYRCCRHKHQSLIVCIGLWCTAGVESCLENLVCTADAFAARSAQCTGVQAMTFVLAIGISLPLMLFSSAILLIKVHKASVKCRPPKLYVIIAISVFVFMVACVPIKFMWLLRYMKLLPHNFRSVHFFFASILCTVFGSSINPYIYFMVGRQKKQNLRGSIHSALHNVFHEEEDETEKTFAKSSGISYIS from the coding sequence ATGAAGATCTTGTCTGTTGTCCACATGGCAGAGAATGGGAATGAAACAGAGGAGCAAAATGACAGAGACCCTCCTGACATCAATGTTACAGTTACTGCCTGTTGTATTATCATGGTTTGCATATTCGGAATGCTGGGAAATGGAATAGCCTTCTGGTACCTTTCGTTCAGAATTCCAAGAAACAAATTCACAGTGTATATAATTAATCTAAGCATCGCTGACTTTACTTacctattttttaattcaattctCATGGTATTTCAGATTGATGATTTGATGGGTGTTCATCCAAAAATTCCAGGAATAGTTAAGGTTATTATTTCATTAGAGATATTTTATGATGGCGCATACCAGGCTGGTATGTTTTTCTTACTTGCCATCAGCATTGAGAGATGTCTTTCGGTTTTCTACCCCATATGGTATCGTTGCTGCCGTCATAAACACCAGTCATTAATAGTCTGCATAGGGTTGTGGTGCACTGCTGGGGTAGAAAGCTGTCTAGAAAACCTTGTCTGCACTGCAGATGCATTTGCAGCAAGATCAGCTCAATGTACAGGGGTTCAGGCAATGACATTTGTATTGGCCATTGGAATCTCCCTCCCACTCATGCTATTTTCCAGCGCCATTTTACTCATCAAGGTCCATAAAGCATCAGTAAAATGTCGACCTCCAAAGCTTTATGTCATTATAGCTATATCGGTCTTTGTTTTTATGGTTGCCTGTGTGCCTATCAAATTTATGTGGCTGCTAAGGTACATGAAACTTTTGCCACATAATTTCCGATCAGTGCATTTCTTTTTTGCCAGCATCTTGTGTACTGTATTTGGGAGTAGTATTAACCCATATATCTACTTCATGGTTGGAAGACAAAAGAAGCAAAATTTGCGTGGTTCAATTCACTCTGCTCTACATAATGTCTTTCATGAAGAGGAGGATGAAACAGAGAAAACATTTGCAAAGAGCTCCGGAATTAGTTATATTAGTTAG